Sequence from the Thermocoleostomius sinensis A174 genome:
ACCGAATGGATGATGCTGCACAATTAATACAGGACAAGCAGCATGACGAGTGACGTGATGACTAACGCTTGTATCGAGGTCTTCATCGTTATTAGCATCTCGACGTCCCATCACAATCAAGTCAGACCCCCAACCGATCGCCAATTCACAAATTTGATGACCTGGGTTGGCAAGCGGTTGCGCCAAATCGCAACCTATTCCAGCTTGCGTGGCCACGGCATGAAATTTTCGCAGCATGGTTAGTCCTTGTGACTCACAACTTGCAGGCGATTCGGCATCTGCACACGGCAAGATATGAGCAAGCAAGAGACGAGCATTCACCAGTTGTGCTAACGACAGTGCTGTTTCAAATACACGTGTATTGTTCACTGAGGTGTCTAGTGCTACCAAAATTCTTTCAAACATAGCTACCCCTACTTTTTCCTAACTACTTTGAGGTTAGGAAAAGATTATGAGGAACTATTGAAGATCGGGTTGAAGCGATAAGAAATATACAATTCTACAAAGAACTTGAGTAAAGACTTACTCTTGCTTCCCTCGACTCATGATCTGCCAAAAGATGATCAGGGTGAGAGTTGGAAAGCCAAGTACAAAGCTCCAGTCTAAAATTGCTGCCACTGTTGGGTTGTACATTAATCGTTTTACGCCTCGTTTTAAGTCATGACCTCAAGTGGTGTCGATCGAGTTATACCATGTTTTTTTTGCCCTCAAGTTATACTGAACCTAGCATCACCGGAGTATCTCGCTATGGTTCGTCTTGATGAGAATCCCCCCGTGGTTGGTACAGAAGACATCATCACTGAGCTTGACATCAGCCATCTCGTCATAGAGGACGATACGCCGTTGGACAATTTTCAATCTGAGTTACAGCAGCGGTTATTAGTAGAACCACTTTGTAGTTCTAGGGTGCTTACGCCACCGTTTCTAGCGGCAGCGAATGTTGGATTGTTCTACAAACTGAAAGGCGATCCCATTGTTCCAGATATGTTGCTGAGCTTGGGAGTACAACGGGCCGAAAATTTTTCTGAACGTCGGCATCGCTCCTATTTTGTTTGGGAATTTGGCAAAGTTCCCGATGTCTGTATTGAAATTGTCTCTAACCAAGAAGGCGATGAATTGATTCTATGCCAAAAATCACAACAGAGAGGAAAAGTTGCAAGCAAAAAGGATATCTACGCGCAAATAGGTGTGCCCTATTATGTTGTATTTGATCCTCTGCGGCAAATTCAAGGTGAAGCTGAGATGAACGGGGCATTGTTGCGCGTGTGGTCAATTTCTCCGATCGGTTATACCGAGCTAACTTCCCCTCAGGGTGTTACCCAGATAGGAGAAGTTGTCTGGTTGGAGGGAATCGGACTGGGACTCACCCTCTGGGAAGGCCCGTTTGAAGAAGATATCTCTAGGCTTTGGCTGCGCTGGTGCGATCGAAACGGTCGGGTGATTCCTACAGGTGCAGAAGGTCAAGCCTTTGAGCGCCAACGCGCCGAGCAGGAACACCAACGCGCCGAGCAGGAACGCCAACGGGCAGAACAGGAACACCAACGCGCCGAGCAGGAACGCCAGCGCGCCGAGCAGGAACACCAACGGGCAGAACAGGAACGGCAAGCTAGAGAACGATTGGAAGCCTACCTGCGATCGCAAGGCATTAATCCAGATCAACTTCCTTAGAATGAAAGGCTGTTCAAAGTTAAGGGCAATTAATTTCACCAGCCCTCTGTGGAGGCGTCTAGGTCTTCAAAAAATAGTCTTCAGAATAATAGAGAGAGACCATTAAAAAAATGCCTTCAGGCTAGCGCTGGCAGATGAGCGTTCGGTTAACTGCGCTAGAATAACCCGGATCTAAGTCTCAAACGTGGCAATCTTATAACGCAGTCATAATGAAGTAGGAGTGATCGATAACAATCATGAGACTTCTCAAGTCTGACGGGAAATTGATCAAACCGCTACGGATTGCCCGAGTCATAGGACTCGCATTTATAGTTGGCTTATTGTTCAGCATCTGCTTCGATCGATCACCTGCCATAGCCCAAGAAACCTCCCCTCTCCCGCGGGCTTCAGTCGTTGTAGATGGTACAGAACTGTTTCAGTTGGGTAGCCCTGGAACTTATGAAGCAGAAGAACGGGCAGAAAAGGCCAACCGTCAGATTCGGACCGCCATTACAACCGGACAGCCGCCAAGCATAACGGTATCTGGTAGTGAACAATTGCCTACGCTAGAACTGAATGGCGAACAATTGCTGACTATCACCGAAGAAGATTTGGTTCCAGGTCAAAGTGGTCGCGCCCAAGCACGGGAATGGGCCGAGCGGATTGAAACAGCGATCGAACAGGCGCAAGAACAGCGCACAAGCGGTTATTTGCGAATTGCCGCGATTCAAGCGATCATTGCCGCTCTGATTGCATTGCTGTTGCATTGGTCTATAGGACGCTTTTGGCGACGCACCCTCACTCCAGAACTGCGCACCATTACACAAGTTCCCGATCCTGACAGCGTCCGGATACCACAATATACATCCCTCGATCTGCTGCTGGGCTTTTTGTTGATCGCAGCACGTGTTGGTATTTGGTTAGTTGCGGTACTTTACATTAGCAATTTATTTCCCTGGACGCGACAGTGGAGTTACCGGCTCACAGAGATTTTGATCAGCAGCTTTGTTTCTCCGATCGTGGTGTTGGGCGAAAATCGCTATTCGATCGTGCATCTGTTGATTTTAGCGGGGCTGTTCTTTGCGCTGGAAATTGTTACTAAAACAATCACCAATCTTTTAAAAACTCGTGTCCTACGCCTCACTGTTACCAATCGAGGGACTCGCGAAGTGATCGCGATCCTGATTCGCTACAGTTTGCTGTTCATCGGGGCGATGGTGCTGCTGCAAATTTGGGGCATTGATTTAAGTTCTCTGGCGCTGCTCGCTAGTGCTCTCGGTTTAGGGATTGGTTTAGGACTTCAAGACATCGCTAAAGATATTGGTAGTGGGGTGGTGCTGTTGTTTGAGCGGCCTATCCAAGTGGGGGATTTTGTGCAAGTCGGAGAATATGAAGGCACGATCGAACTGATTGGGGCCCGCAGCACGCTAATCCGTACCCTGGATCACATCTCGATCATTGTGCCGAATTCACGTTTTTTGTCCGCCGAGGTGATCAATTGGAGCCACCACAACCCTGTGTCGCGATTGCATTTGCCCGTCGGAGTTGCCTATGGATCGGACATGAACGCGGTGCGCTCGGCATTACTCGAAGCGGCCCAAGAACACCATCGTGTCTTAATCAATCCTAAACCTCAAGTGTTTTTTAAGGGGTTTGGGGATAGTTCCCTCAATCTAGAACTGCTGGTATGGACGGCTGAACCCAGCAAACATATTTTGATCAAAAGTGAACTGTACTTCAAAATTGAAGAGAAATTCCGCAAATACAGCGTCGAAATACCATTCCCACAGCAAGACCTACATGTGCGATCGGGCAACTTGCCGATTGATCTGTCCCCTGAATTTCAGCAAACTCTCCAGCAACTTCTCAAACTATCGCAAAATGGACAAGCATCACACACTGATAAAACTGTCGATCGAAAGCCTGCGCCGTGACTTTAAAGCTGGGATTTGTGATGTCATGAAGCGTGAGGTTGAAGCTGGAAAACGCTTGAATCTTTAAATGATTCACCCTCTGGGTAAAACACTATTAAAACGCCGCTCTGTAACCCATCAGGATTGCTGCAAGCACACCGCACTTAGTAACTCCGCGCACTCAATCGCAACCGCTTGCTAAGCGCAAAATTTTCTTCTATTCTTTGGATTTAGCCATTAGCCTCTTGTACCGTGGATATCTGCGATCGATCACACGGAAAACCAAGCTCACATTCTGCGTTGCGGCAATTGGCACTATTGCTGTTGGTTCTGGGAATATTTTTCCGTCTTTGTGATTTGGGCGATCGTCCCTATTGGGTCGATGAAGTAGCCACATCGATTCGGGTGGCAGGCTACACCAAGCAACAGGTGATCGAGCAACTGGCAGATGGTCAGTTGCACAGCATCGCGGACCTGCAACACTATCAGCGGCTTAATGTCAACCAAGGTTGGGGGAAAACGCTACAAGCGCTTGTGCAGAGTCCAGAACACGCTCCCCTTTACTTTCTGTTGGCGCGGCTGTGGTCACAATGCTTTGGCTCCTCAGTTGTGGCCATGCGGAGTTTCTCTGTCTTGCTCAGCTTGATTGCGTTACCAGTAATGGCGGCTCTCAGTCGAGCACTGTTTGCACCAGAGAAACCCCGATCGCTCTCATCCTGGACAATGAATGGGACGATTAATGCATTATCAGTGGCGTTGTTGTCTGTTTCACCTTTTTTTGTCGCCTATGCTCAAGAGGCTCGGCCCTACAGTTTATGGATTGTGGTATTGCTAGTGATGCACTGGACGTTGCTAAAAGCTGTCCGCACAGACGATCGCCTTTATTGGATTGGGCACAGTATCAGCACAGCGTTAGCGTTGTATACCTCGCTGTTGAGTGGGTTGGTGATCCTGGGGCACAGTGGCTATGTAGCGATGATGCAGCGATGGCGCTTTGGCTGCGTTTTTCAGCACTACATTCTAACATTAACCCTAGCAATCGGAGCGTTCGTTCCGTGGTTGGTGATTGTGGTACAGCAATGGGATACATTGCAGGACAATACGACCTGGACTCGTGGCGCGTTGGGGAGGTCCCCTTTATTGGCAATTTGGCTCTACAACCTTGCTGTTCTCTATTTTGATGTGCCTGTTGTTCTCTCGCCGTTGTGGATTGGATTCATTGAGGTTTTAACAGCGCTGGCGATCGTCAGTTTCATCGGCGGTGCAATCTATTGGCTCTGCCGCAAAACCGCGCGTTGGCAATGGCTGTTGGTGATGAGCCTAATTGTGACAACTCCTGCTTGCTTAATTGCAACCGATCTCCTCACAGGAAGTCAAATTTCTACAGCGGCTCGATATTGGTTGCCTGCTCATGTGGGTATACAACTGGCAATGATTTATTTATTTACCGATCGGTTGAGTTTAAAGACAACAAAATCCCGATGGCATGGGCTGTTGATAGTGATAATAGCGATTAGCTGCATTTCATGCGGATTTCAGCTATATCAATCTCCGAAATATCAAAAAAGCCGCAATTTACACAATCAACCGATTGCCACCATTCTTAATCAAGCCGATCGGCCTCTTTTGATCGCTGAATCATCCCAAACATTGGATGTAATTTCGCTGAGCTATGACTTGCAATCAGCGGTACAATTCCAAATTCTTGCAAATTCTGGGGCATTACCATCGTTCAAGCAATGCAATATATTTGTGTTTAATCCATCTCGATCGCTACTAGAGGAAATTCAAGCTAATTCTGAGGTGACATTGACGGTTCAATATCAACCAACACGTCTAGTTCCTACGGAAATGGCTCTCTCACTCTGGTCAATTCAATCCCATCGCTGTCATAGCGTTACAAAGATAGCCATTCCAAGTCAGTTGTGAGCATCTATGGTAAACCTACTCTGAATTGTTTTGCTGTCAAACATGCTGCGATCTAGTAATCAAAAATTGCTGAATCCGATCGGCTACACTTTGCGGTTGCTCAAAATGGGGCACATGCCCCGCTGTAATCCAATGCAGTTCGCTTCGGGGAATGGCGCGGTGAAACCGATCGGCATCGTCAGTTCCCAGCATATCGTCAGATTCTCCCCAGAGGATCAACGTTGGAGGTTGAATGGTAGTTAAATCTTCGGGTGAGAAAGCATAGCCGCCGCTACGGGTAAAAGACGCGATTGCTTGTCTCCAAGTCGGCATTTGTTGATGCACCAAACTACAGCGAATTGCATCGACTAAACCCGAATCAGTCCAAGGGAATACCTGCGCCAGTTGCAATGCCATTTGTTTACGAAATGCTAGCCACTCTACGCTCCAACCTAAAACGGGCGCACTCAAAAACGGTCCGATCGGAAAATTACCAGACAAACCCACGCTATCAATTAGCACCAAAGATTGAACGCAATTCGGATATTTCAAGGCAAAATCAATCGCCACGGCTCCACCCATTGATGCACCCACTAGCACGATTGGTTGATTGATTCGTTGCCAAACAGCATGAAGATGCTGCCGGATGGTGAACGGATTAATTGACAAATCGGAGTTGTATTCTGTGAATCCAAATCCCAGTAAATCGATCGCCCAAACATCTCGATCGGCAATGAAACAGGGCAACAGACGACGAAATTCTAGTAGTGAGCTATCAAACCCGTGCAGCAACACTATTGGAGCATTTGACGATTTTGTGAATGAAGTAAGTGCTGACTGATGAATGTAAGCAGTGGCGATCGAAACGTGCTTCTGTGGTAGCATCACCTGCACAACCGATCGTCGCAGTTGTCGAAGTAAGGCGAGCGCGTCTGCATCCTGAATACTGGCTGTAGCGGCTGGCAAAAAATGGATCGACTGATTGTCGAGCATGGCACTACTAGCACGTAAAAGCGCATTTGTACAACCACCGATCGGGCGAACCGTGCGGAGGATGTGGTTTAAAGATGATTCTCCTATTATCGAGGTCAACGCCTCAAACGCTTTAATTAGGAGAGAAGCCATGTTGAGACTTGATGACGGCACGCACTTCATCTACCACCCCTTTGCCGCCACCAACTCTGCGCAGGCTTTTCGTTGCGGATGTCTGACTAAGTTCAAACAATCATCCCCAGTTTTTCTCGATCGTTTTACACAATTGATGCTGCTAGTCTTGATGCTGGTGCGAATGGTACGAATGCGAACACCTGTCCTGCGACGATATCGAGTAAGCTACCCGATCGTATAGCAGGCTTGAGTTCTGACTTGAACTGTTCAGAATCGTTGATTTTCAATCAACAATAGGCAGCTAAAGAAGATACCCATAGCAGTCGAAGGAAGGGTTGGGAAACGGTCAGGCTCACAACTCTTGCTCTGGACGGGGTTTCGCTCTATCCTTTTGCTGTATAAACGTGCTGTATCTGCGTCAACGACGTTCATTATTCAGCAAAGAATGCTGTCAGCTATAGCACAGCGCTGCTTAGAGCCAAGCTTGATGAACTACGAAGATGCACGATCGACTAATACCAATTCTCTAAACTTGGACTATCCATCACCGCATCTATAAGGGCATTTCGCAAAACGCCCCTGTGGGATCTGTAAGGCTAGTTCTAGGAATTGGTACAACACTGTGTAACTGCAAAAAATGATTCTGCGAATACATGGATGATGAATCATTAACTTTTTAGGAATAATTATCTCATTTCTATTCAATTAGAAAAGACTAGAAGTCCGAACAAGGCACAGGATTCGTCCGCGCAACTCACTGTTACGTGAAATTTACTTCAGTTGATATTTTCT
This genomic interval carries:
- a CDS encoding universal stress protein, with protein sequence MNNTRVFETALSLAQLVNARLLLAHILPCADAESPASCESQGLTMLRKFHAVATQAGIGCDLAQPLANPGHQICELAIGWGSDLIVMGRRDANNDEDLDTSVSHHVTRHAACPVLIVQHHPFGYPDRLEGRHLVTMGQ
- a CDS encoding Uma2 family endonuclease, whose protein sequence is MVRLDENPPVVGTEDIITELDISHLVIEDDTPLDNFQSELQQRLLVEPLCSSRVLTPPFLAAANVGLFYKLKGDPIVPDMLLSLGVQRAENFSERRHRSYFVWEFGKVPDVCIEIVSNQEGDELILCQKSQQRGKVASKKDIYAQIGVPYYVVFDPLRQIQGEAEMNGALLRVWSISPIGYTELTSPQGVTQIGEVVWLEGIGLGLTLWEGPFEEDISRLWLRWCDRNGRVIPTGAEGQAFERQRAEQEHQRAEQERQRAEQEHQRAEQERQRAEQEHQRAEQERQARERLEAYLRSQGINPDQLP
- a CDS encoding mechanosensitive ion channel family protein, with the translated sequence MRLLKSDGKLIKPLRIARVIGLAFIVGLLFSICFDRSPAIAQETSPLPRASVVVDGTELFQLGSPGTYEAEERAEKANRQIRTAITTGQPPSITVSGSEQLPTLELNGEQLLTITEEDLVPGQSGRAQAREWAERIETAIEQAQEQRTSGYLRIAAIQAIIAALIALLLHWSIGRFWRRTLTPELRTITQVPDPDSVRIPQYTSLDLLLGFLLIAARVGIWLVAVLYISNLFPWTRQWSYRLTEILISSFVSPIVVLGENRYSIVHLLILAGLFFALEIVTKTITNLLKTRVLRLTVTNRGTREVIAILIRYSLLFIGAMVLLQIWGIDLSSLALLASALGLGIGLGLQDIAKDIGSGVVLLFERPIQVGDFVQVGEYEGTIELIGARSTLIRTLDHISIIVPNSRFLSAEVINWSHHNPVSRLHLPVGVAYGSDMNAVRSALLEAAQEHHRVLINPKPQVFFKGFGDSSLNLELLVWTAEPSKHILIKSELYFKIEEKFRKYSVEIPFPQQDLHVRSGNLPIDLSPEFQQTLQQLLKLSQNGQASHTDKTVDRKPAP
- a CDS encoding glycosyltransferase family 39 protein; translation: MRQLALLLLVLGIFFRLCDLGDRPYWVDEVATSIRVAGYTKQQVIEQLADGQLHSIADLQHYQRLNVNQGWGKTLQALVQSPEHAPLYFLLARLWSQCFGSSVVAMRSFSVLLSLIALPVMAALSRALFAPEKPRSLSSWTMNGTINALSVALLSVSPFFVAYAQEARPYSLWIVVLLVMHWTLLKAVRTDDRLYWIGHSISTALALYTSLLSGLVILGHSGYVAMMQRWRFGCVFQHYILTLTLAIGAFVPWLVIVVQQWDTLQDNTTWTRGALGRSPLLAIWLYNLAVLYFDVPVVLSPLWIGFIEVLTALAIVSFIGGAIYWLCRKTARWQWLLVMSLIVTTPACLIATDLLTGSQISTAARYWLPAHVGIQLAMIYLFTDRLSLKTTKSRWHGLLIVIIAISCISCGFQLYQSPKYQKSRNLHNQPIATILNQADRPLLIAESSQTLDVISLSYDLQSAVQFQILANSGALPSFKQCNIFVFNPSRSLLEEIQANSEVTLTVQYQPTRLVPTEMALSLWSIQSHRCHSVTKIAIPSQL
- a CDS encoding alpha/beta fold hydrolase translates to MASLLIKAFEALTSIIGESSLNHILRTVRPIGGCTNALLRASSAMLDNQSIHFLPAATASIQDADALALLRQLRRSVVQVMLPQKHVSIATAYIHQSALTSFTKSSNAPIVLLHGFDSSLLEFRRLLPCFIADRDVWAIDLLGFGFTEYNSDLSINPFTIRQHLHAVWQRINQPIVLVGASMGGAVAIDFALKYPNCVQSLVLIDSVGLSGNFPIGPFLSAPVLGWSVEWLAFRKQMALQLAQVFPWTDSGLVDAIRCSLVHQQMPTWRQAIASFTRSGGYAFSPEDLTTIQPPTLILWGESDDMLGTDDADRFHRAIPRSELHWITAGHVPHFEQPQSVADRIQQFLITRSQHV